A stretch of the Bacillota bacterium genome encodes the following:
- a CDS encoding DUF1540 domain-containing protein, whose translation MTRVLCEKSECRHNKRGRCTAPEIDVVLIRVPDSTSIHARYDDALGVTCPGDGANQEASEDDPAV comes from the coding sequence ATGACCCGGGTGCTTTGCGAAAAGTCCGAGTGCCGCCACAACAAGCGGGGCAGGTGTACCGCACCGGAAATCGACGTGGTACTGATCCGCGTGCCCGACAGCACCAGCATCCACGCGAGGTACGACGATGCGCTGGGCGTTACGTGCCCTGGTGATGGCGCAAACCAGGAGGCATCTGAGGATGACCCTGCAGTTTGA